A genomic stretch from Capricornis sumatraensis isolate serow.1 chromosome 4, serow.2, whole genome shotgun sequence includes:
- the RND1 gene encoding rho-related GTP-binding protein Rho6, translating into MKERRAPQPVVARCKLVLVGDVQCGKTAMLQVLAKDCYPETYVPTVFENYTACLETEEQRVELSLWDTSGSPYYDNVRPLCYSDSDAVLLCFDISRPETVDSALKKWRTEILDYCPSTRVLLIGCKTDLRTDLSTLMELSHQKQAPISYEQGCAIAKQLGAEIYLEGSAFTSEKSIHSIFRTASMVCLNKPSPMPPKSPVRSLSKRLLHLPSRSELISSTFKKEKAKSCSIM; encoded by the exons ATGAAGGAGAGACGGGCCCCCCAGCCAGTCGTGGCCAGATGTAAGCTCGTTCTGGTGGGGGATGTGCAGTGTGGGAAGACAGCAATGTTACAGGTGTTGGCCAAGGACTGCTATCCCGAG ACGTATGTGCCCACTGTGTTTGAGAATTACACAGCCTGCTTGGAGACAGAGGAACAGAGAGTGGAGCTCAGTCTCTGGGACACTTCAG GATCTCCCTACTATGACAATGTCCGTCCACTCTGCTACAGTGACTCAGACGCAGTATTACTGTGCTTTGATATCAGCCGTCCAGAGACTGTGGACAGTGCACTCAAGAAG TGGAGGACGGAAATCCTTGACTATTGTCCCAGCACCCGTGTCTTGCTTATTGGTTGTAAGACCGACCTGAGGACAGACCTGAGCACTCTGATGGAGCTGTCACACCAGAAGCAGGCGCCCATCTCTTatgagcag GGCTGTGCCATTGCCAAGCAGCTGGGTGCAGAAATATACCTGGAAGGCTCGGCTTTCACCTCAGAGAAGAGTATCCACAGCATCTTCCGGACAGCGTCCATGGTGTGTCTGAACAAACCCAGCCCGATGCCCCCGAAGAGCCCTGTCCGAAGCCTCTCCAAGCGACTGCTCCACCTCCCCAGCCGTTCTGAACTCATCTCTTCCACCTTCAAGAAGGAAAAGGCCAAAAGCTGTTCCATTATGTGA